The Candidatus Eisenbacteria bacterium genome includes a region encoding these proteins:
- the csrA gene encoding carbon storage regulator CsrA → MLVLTRKLGENIRIGDSVKITVLEVRSGQVKLGIEAPPEVKVHREEIYARIQEENRKAMGGQRPPGPAEPGKKP, encoded by the coding sequence ATGCTGGTCCTAACAAGGAAGTTAGGAGAGAACATTCGAATCGGTGATTCCGTGAAGATCACCGTGCTCGAGGTTCGATCCGGTCAGGTGAAGCTCGGAATCGAGGCGCCGCCCGAGGTCAAGGTGCACCGTGAGGAAATCTACGCCCGCATCCAGGAGGAGAACCGGAAGGCGATGGGCGGACAACGTCCGCCGGGACCCGCCGAACCGGGCAAGAAGCCTTGA